A region of Ferruginibacter albus DNA encodes the following proteins:
- a CDS encoding family 43 glycosylhydrolase: MRAGNVTAKVKAIAILIVVGVVVTGTISWIKQNKKVKASISNPIIRDMYTADPSAHVWADGRLYVYASHDIYPARGCDLMDQYHVFSTNDMIHWKDHGEILRASQVPWGRTEGGFMWAPDCAYKNGKYYFYFPHPSGTDWNKTWKIGVAVSDKPASDFKVQGYIQGLESMIDPCVFIDDDGQAYFYYGGGGTCKGGKLKDNMTEVDGEMKTMEGLQDFHEATWVHKKDGLYYLSYSDNHDKDGKHNRMNYAVSKSPLGPWEYKGIYMEPTDSYTNHGSIVKYKGQWYSFYHNSALSHQDWLRSVCVDKLYYNEDGTIKMVVQTSGLKDSVASKK, encoded by the coding sequence ATGAGAGCAGGAAACGTAACAGCAAAAGTAAAAGCAATAGCAATATTGATTGTTGTAGGTGTTGTTGTAACAGGAACGATCTCCTGGATAAAACAAAATAAAAAGGTAAAGGCTTCTATAAGCAACCCGATCATACGGGATATGTACACCGCTGATCCATCAGCGCATGTATGGGCAGATGGAAGATTGTATGTATATGCTTCGCATGATATTTATCCTGCAAGAGGTTGCGACCTGATGGATCAATATCATGTATTTTCTACTAATGATATGATCCATTGGAAAGATCATGGAGAAATATTACGTGCCAGCCAGGTTCCCTGGGGCAGAACCGAAGGTGGTTTTATGTGGGCGCCGGATTGTGCATATAAAAATGGGAAATATTATTTCTATTTTCCTCACCCAAGCGGAACAGATTGGAACAAAACCTGGAAGATAGGCGTAGCCGTTAGTGATAAGCCTGCCAGCGATTTTAAGGTACAGGGTTATATACAAGGGTTAGAATCAATGATAGATCCTTGTGTGTTTATTGATGATGACGGACAGGCATATTTTTATTATGGTGGCGGTGGAACCTGCAAAGGGGGTAAGTTAAAAGATAATATGACGGAAGTTGATGGCGAAATGAAAACCATGGAAGGCTTACAGGATTTTCATGAAGCTACATGGGTACATAAAAAAGATGGATTGTATTACTTATCTTACTCAGATAATCATGACAAAGACGGTAAGCATAACAGGATGAATTATGCGGTAAGCAAAAGCCCGTTAGGTCCGTGGGAGTATAAAGGCATTTATATGGAGCCAACGGATAGCTATACCAATCATGGTTCTATTGTAAAATACAAAGGACAATGGTATTCTTTCTATCATAACAGTGCCTTATCGCACCAGGATTGGTTGCGTTCTGTTTGCGTAGATAAATTATATTACAATGAAGATGGTACCATTAAAATGGTAGTTCAAACATCAGGATTAAAAGATTCTGTGGCGAGTAAAAAATAA